From a single Methylacidiphilum kamchatkense Kam1 genomic region:
- a CDS encoding NYN domain-containing protein, translating into MANTSRNSLPLLVIDGYNVIHAWNDLKVAQRQSLRKARELLIERLSILHYLEIYQVVLVFDGKSPEPVAIPPVSDDFIVVFSPKGMSADGLIEKYVNESVARRQVTVVTSDLEEKRQVESMGAFCMSPEWLQQEIAYRQEDFKILLEKVHHNSRL; encoded by the coding sequence ATGGCTAACACTTCACGGAATTCTCTTCCCCTATTGGTAATCGATGGTTATAACGTAATTCATGCATGGAATGATCTTAAGGTTGCTCAAAGGCAAAGCTTAAGAAAAGCTAGAGAGCTCCTGATCGAAAGGCTTTCTATTCTGCATTATTTAGAGATTTATCAAGTGGTCCTTGTTTTTGATGGAAAAAGTCCCGAACCGGTAGCTATTCCTCCCGTTTCAGATGATTTTATCGTTGTTTTCTCTCCCAAGGGCATGAGTGCAGATGGGCTTATTGAAAAATACGTGAATGAATCGGTGGCTCGTAGGCAAGTAACGGTTGTGACGAGTGATCTTGAAGAAAAACGACAAGTCGAATCTATGGGAGCTTTCTGTATGAGTCCAGAATGGCTTCAACAGGAAATAGCATATCGGCAAGAAGATTTCAAGATACTCTTAGAAAAGGTCCACCATAATAGCCGACTCTAA
- a CDS encoding coiled-coil domain-containing protein, producing the protein MRIFLYIGILAAGVGAYYSLRETRIEGWVAVKDITLPNEIYLVYDFSGDIKALRDNYLTTIGPCQEDIQNKKENLKKARTDITALNERLRLLKQQEQVAETEIQVVAKEYQEKADHLWKNEGVLLDQEYDKKLAELEDRFKERAQQLGIDFTISSAEARSPEAWVNAYNLALYNPPPEIDPAKERLWAEEELKKWHNFEKENEAKREELKRLTKEIQSEVGPKIQALREQILRLQSRIKDSELEIAPLEQEYANNERELLEAEETERKIKERFLKDLEKIPTNSIREKIPLSKDGHFEWRRLDQNPKIPPGRYFLWIAIKKEGKVWWSLFSFPVNAFSLTEIIVLPESFIPIDSLLK; encoded by the coding sequence TTGCGGATTTTTCTCTATATTGGGATTTTGGCTGCTGGCGTAGGGGCGTATTACTCCTTGAGAGAAACTCGGATCGAAGGATGGGTAGCAGTCAAAGACATCACCTTACCCAACGAAATCTATCTTGTTTATGACTTTTCTGGAGACATCAAAGCCTTAAGAGACAATTACCTCACGACTATTGGCCCTTGCCAGGAAGACATCCAGAACAAAAAGGAAAATCTAAAAAAAGCAAGAACGGACATCACTGCACTGAATGAAAGACTGAGGCTATTAAAGCAGCAGGAACAAGTAGCCGAAACAGAAATTCAAGTTGTTGCTAAAGAGTATCAAGAAAAAGCCGATCATCTCTGGAAGAACGAAGGTGTGCTGCTCGACCAAGAATATGATAAAAAACTGGCCGAATTAGAAGACCGTTTCAAAGAAAGAGCTCAGCAATTAGGAATCGATTTTACTATTTCTTCTGCGGAGGCACGCTCTCCAGAAGCTTGGGTTAATGCCTATAATCTTGCCTTATATAATCCTCCCCCTGAAATAGACCCTGCCAAAGAACGCTTATGGGCTGAAGAAGAACTTAAAAAATGGCATAATTTTGAAAAAGAAAACGAGGCTAAACGCGAAGAACTAAAAAGACTGACCAAAGAAATTCAATCTGAAGTTGGACCTAAGATTCAAGCATTGCGGGAACAGATCCTCCGTCTTCAATCCAGAATTAAGGACAGCGAGTTGGAGATAGCTCCACTAGAACAAGAATATGCTAACAATGAGAGGGAGCTTTTAGAGGCCGAAGAGACGGAAAGAAAAATAAAAGAGCGTTTCTTGAAGGATCTAGAAAAAATACCAACCAATAGCATCAGAGAAAAAATTCCGCTCAGTAAGGATGGCCACTTTGAATGGAGAAGACTAGATCAAAATCCAAAAATTCCTCCAGGCCGCTATTTTCTGTGGATAGCCATCAAAAAGGAAGGAAAAGTATGGTGGTCTCTATTTTCTTTTCCAGTCAATGCTTTTTCTCTTACAGAAATTATTGTCCTTCCTGAAAGCTTCATTCCTATTGATTCCCTTTTAAAATGA
- a CDS encoding type I 3-dehydroquinate dehydratase has product MSEFIDLDKLIASLPDIKLLDPDFLKVAVRIENLRQLKQLTELFFSYPKIPWSLMGIGEFSHLSRIVLSALGSRLVYGYIDKPAALGQPSVLDLKENFQRLGIIAKNQSLPQAL; this is encoded by the coding sequence TTGTCTGAGTTTATAGATTTAGACAAGCTTATTGCTTCTCTTCCAGACATAAAATTACTCGATCCAGATTTTCTAAAGGTTGCCGTAAGAATTGAGAACCTCAGGCAACTCAAGCAGTTGACAGAACTTTTCTTTTCTTATCCTAAAATTCCGTGGTCTTTAATGGGTATTGGCGAATTTTCCCATCTTTCAAGAATTGTTTTGTCAGCCTTAGGATCTCGACTTGTCTATGGGTATATTGACAAACCTGCTGCCCTTGGACAACCTTCCGTTTTAGATTTAAAAGAGAATTTTCAAAGATTAGGAATCATTGCTAAAAATCAATCACTTCCCCAAGCCCTTTAG
- a CDS encoding DegQ family serine endoprotease: protein MNQSKKFHPFFIFLFSFVFVFFLSDSAKSLNWFSQNKETKPIPFQLQTDNTPIQRQNAGLISSFAPIVKKVAPSVVEIFTTQKVKAPEGWIFPFFNDPFFRRFFGPPDGGEDQNNPRIFPMPKPRKQTGLGSGVIVSPEGYIVTNNHVVDVAEEIKVLVGEQKKEFAGKIIGKDPLTDIALVKIEASGLPSIVFTDSDLVEVGDIVLAIGNPFALTQTVTMGIVSGKGRKDIGIEEYEDFIQTDAAINPGNSGGALVDIQGRLVGINTAIVSPGRVGNLGIGFAVPSNMARYVMDQILKNGRVIRGFLGVTISEVTPDLAQAFKLPEATGALVEQVSPGTPADQAGMKAGDVILEYNGQKVTDPRSLRLAVSQTPPGTKATLKIWRDGKEKIIQAVLKERTPEDVSANAPKQQEENSTFLPGVEIADLNRMIRQQFEIPPDVQGVVIVSVDPESPAARPGRNSLQPGDVILEVQHRPVRTVQEALQAVKGTSGNVLLRVWSKGITHFVVVPRSNK from the coding sequence ATGAATCAGTCCAAGAAATTTCATCCTTTTTTTATTTTCCTTTTTAGCTTTGTGTTTGTTTTCTTTCTGAGCGATTCGGCTAAATCCTTGAATTGGTTTTCTCAGAATAAGGAAACAAAACCAATCCCTTTTCAACTCCAGACGGATAATACACCTATTCAAAGGCAAAATGCAGGCTTAATTTCAAGCTTTGCTCCCATTGTGAAAAAAGTGGCGCCGAGTGTTGTGGAGATTTTCACCACACAAAAAGTCAAAGCTCCTGAGGGATGGATATTCCCCTTTTTTAATGATCCATTTTTCAGAAGGTTTTTTGGTCCTCCTGATGGCGGGGAAGATCAAAATAATCCAAGAATTTTCCCTATGCCAAAGCCAAGAAAACAAACGGGCTTGGGTTCTGGGGTGATTGTTTCTCCAGAGGGCTATATCGTTACTAATAATCATGTAGTGGATGTGGCTGAAGAAATAAAGGTTTTAGTTGGGGAGCAGAAAAAAGAATTTGCTGGCAAGATCATTGGAAAGGATCCTTTGACTGATATTGCTCTGGTAAAAATAGAAGCTTCCGGTTTGCCCTCCATTGTGTTTACCGACAGTGATTTGGTGGAAGTGGGGGATATTGTCCTGGCAATTGGCAATCCTTTTGCACTAACTCAAACGGTTACCATGGGGATTGTGAGCGGGAAAGGCAGGAAAGACATTGGGATTGAAGAATACGAAGATTTTATTCAAACCGATGCTGCCATCAACCCAGGGAATTCTGGTGGAGCTTTGGTAGATATTCAAGGAAGGCTTGTGGGGATCAATACGGCTATTGTTAGTCCAGGCCGCGTTGGGAACTTGGGAATTGGTTTTGCTGTTCCTTCGAACATGGCCCGATACGTAATGGATCAGATTTTAAAGAATGGTCGAGTGATTCGAGGATTTCTTGGGGTGACGATCTCGGAAGTAACTCCTGATCTTGCTCAAGCTTTTAAATTACCAGAAGCAACGGGAGCATTGGTAGAGCAGGTCAGTCCGGGGACTCCTGCCGATCAAGCGGGAATGAAGGCTGGAGATGTGATTCTAGAATATAATGGACAAAAAGTCACCGATCCAAGATCCTTGAGATTGGCTGTATCCCAAACCCCTCCAGGAACTAAGGCTACCTTGAAAATTTGGCGGGATGGCAAAGAGAAGATTATACAAGCCGTACTCAAAGAAAGAACTCCAGAAGATGTTTCTGCAAACGCTCCCAAACAACAAGAAGAAAATTCAACATTTTTACCAGGGGTAGAGATCGCAGATTTAAATAGAATGATTCGACAGCAATTTGAAATTCCGCCTGATGTCCAGGGAGTCGTTATTGTATCGGTAGATCCAGAATCTCCGGCTGCCAGACCTGGGAGAAATTCGCTGCAGCCTGGAGATGTCATCTTAGAAGTACAGCATCGGCCGGTGCGGACAGTGCAAGAAGCCTTGCAGGCTGTCAAAGGAACCTCTGGCAATGTACTCCTGCGCGTTTGGTCGAAGGGAATTACTCATTTTGTAGTAGTCCCTAGGTCAAACAAATAG
- a CDS encoding chorismate mutase — translation MGIDIFRTQLEKIDNRILKFLNLRMKLAQEIGEKKKSCGYPILDTYREDRYLKNLKALNRGPLRDNNLEGIYREIFSSSRSQQGGLKIGCPESHFLSCLLASLFRFGSSSIFVPISMHSTQTRDGKEPEVDIIVISIHLLLKKLQEDRSFLVSFLPSFSLGGEIDLSPILSSQSVDNPYFFFQKHATPKENADSLKTVFLLGGMFPHETFLWVENQKGKVLYCSVDANNPKNSFYLCEKTAKEPDKESIEYLWKKFTDNNGWIILIGSYPV, via the coding sequence ATGGGCATAGACATTTTCCGGACTCAATTAGAAAAGATCGACAATAGGATTCTGAAGTTTCTGAATCTACGGATGAAACTTGCCCAGGAGATTGGAGAAAAAAAAAAGTCCTGCGGCTATCCTATTCTTGATACTTATAGAGAAGATAGGTATCTAAAAAATCTGAAAGCCCTCAACCGAGGGCCATTGCGGGATAATAATCTGGAAGGAATCTACCGAGAAATCTTTTCTTCTTCACGCAGTCAGCAAGGGGGATTAAAAATAGGCTGTCCAGAAAGCCACTTTCTTTCTTGTCTCCTTGCTTCTCTTTTTAGATTTGGGTCGAGTAGTATTTTTGTCCCCATTTCGATGCACTCTACACAAACAAGGGACGGGAAAGAGCCAGAGGTAGACATAATCGTAATTTCGATCCATCTCCTACTAAAAAAGCTCCAAGAAGATCGGTCCTTTCTTGTTTCCTTTCTTCCCTCTTTTTCGCTAGGGGGTGAAATCGACCTTTCTCCTATTCTCTCTTCTCAGTCGGTGGATAACCCATATTTCTTTTTCCAAAAACATGCGACTCCAAAAGAAAATGCCGATTCGTTAAAAACGGTCTTTCTTCTTGGAGGCATGTTTCCCCATGAAACTTTTCTGTGGGTAGAGAATCAAAAAGGAAAAGTTCTTTACTGCAGCGTAGATGCTAACAATCCGAAGAATTCTTTTTATCTTTGTGAAAAAACGGCAAAAGAACCAGACAAGGAAAGTATCGAATATTTATGGAAAAAATTTACAGACAATAATGGCTGGATAATTTTGATAGGCAGCTATCCTGTGTAA
- the trpS gene encoding tryptophan--tRNA ligase — translation MMRRVLSGIQPSGFLHIGNYFGMIKRAIEWQDKAETLYFIADYHALTSIKDPQHLSQYVRKIAMAFLACGLDPAKSIFFRQSAIPEVHELAWILSSITPFGLLERSHSFKDKVAKGLSPTVALFSYPVLMTADILLYQSEIIPVGQDQKQHLEIARDIAKKFNNTFGEVFRIPEPDIQEEVAIIPGIDGQKMSKSYNNTLEIFGDLEEFKRRVMSIKTDSTPIEAPKPTKGSILVALYKLVATDSEYQEFIASMEKGGHGYAYYKKLLLEKLLAYFQPIRERYKELEEKPGYVEEVLADGAYKARMIAQETLTKARRAVGLLD, via the coding sequence ATGATGAGACGGGTACTTTCTGGAATTCAACCCTCGGGGTTTCTGCATATTGGTAATTATTTTGGAATGATTAAGCGGGCAATAGAATGGCAAGACAAAGCCGAAACGCTTTATTTTATAGCTGATTATCATGCCTTAACGTCCATAAAAGATCCACAACACCTCTCTCAATACGTTAGAAAAATAGCCATGGCCTTTTTGGCCTGTGGTCTTGACCCAGCAAAGTCTATATTTTTTAGGCAAAGCGCCATACCAGAAGTCCACGAGCTTGCCTGGATCCTTTCTTCCATCACCCCTTTTGGATTACTAGAAAGATCGCACAGTTTCAAAGATAAAGTCGCCAAGGGCCTTTCCCCCACCGTGGCTCTTTTTTCTTATCCGGTACTGATGACAGCGGATATCCTACTGTATCAGTCCGAAATTATCCCGGTGGGACAAGATCAAAAACAGCACCTCGAAATCGCCCGGGACATAGCCAAAAAATTCAACAATACCTTTGGCGAGGTCTTCCGAATCCCAGAACCAGACATACAGGAAGAAGTAGCTATTATCCCTGGAATAGACGGCCAGAAAATGTCCAAGTCTTACAATAACACTCTTGAAATTTTTGGAGATCTCGAAGAATTTAAACGAAGGGTCATGAGCATTAAAACAGATTCTACCCCCATCGAAGCTCCCAAGCCAACCAAAGGATCCATCCTGGTAGCGCTTTATAAGCTCGTTGCCACGGACTCAGAATACCAGGAGTTTATTGCAAGTATGGAAAAAGGGGGGCATGGATATGCTTATTATAAAAAGCTGCTCCTTGAAAAACTCCTTGCCTATTTTCAACCTATTCGAGAAAGGTACAAAGAGCTAGAAGAAAAACCAGGCTATGTTGAGGAAGTGCTTGCTGATGGGGCCTACAAAGCAAGGATGATTGCTCAAGAAACGTTAACAAAAGCAAGACGTGCGGTTGGACTGCTCGATTAA
- the mrdA gene encoding penicillin-binding protein 2, with amino-acid sequence MTDLAPILKALRLAVKLDPKELQRHYFTSPSVPYSLRTDLDYATVARFEEQNLGVPGIDIAVKPIRYYNYGALASHVIGYVAAPDDKEKVSPDGIALDMVGKWGIERYMDGQLQGKPGGRILKVNYRGYIVNEESYIPPQLGDCVYLSLDTRIQYIVETALRSVGRGAAVVVDPNTGDILAMCSVPNFDPNDFIPKISQENWQKLTTDPTNPLVNRAISSYPPGSTFKLLIALAALKSGAITPKTVINSPAAIDIGGHLFHDWTKTGRGNITLYDGIRYSCNTFFYQVGIRTGIQNIEQMANAAGFGQLTGIPLPGESPGIVPGPEWMKQKYPMERWSTAHTANVSIGQGFLQVTPLQMALFVAAIANGGTLFYPRIVQGVSNNKGEIKIAVPSRVHSQLDVSPQDLEAVKSAMLGVVEEGTGANAKIEGIKVAGKTGSAQATKKLNGKLYKDTRAWFVGFAPYESPRYAFCILVEGGVSGGATAAPIAKKILEGIFDIEKGHNPTLTYLKPAIGNFNGLTEFTKEQTGSSQPKPPPENQSGQNDDDD; translated from the coding sequence ATGACAGACTTAGCTCCCATTCTTAAAGCTCTACGTCTAGCTGTAAAATTGGATCCCAAAGAACTGCAAAGGCATTATTTTACGAGCCCTTCGGTTCCATATTCATTAAGAACAGACCTAGATTATGCTACAGTCGCTCGATTTGAAGAACAAAACTTAGGGGTTCCTGGCATAGATATCGCTGTCAAACCTATTAGGTATTATAATTATGGGGCCTTAGCATCGCATGTGATAGGCTATGTAGCTGCTCCGGATGATAAAGAAAAGGTATCCCCAGATGGGATCGCTCTGGATATGGTGGGGAAGTGGGGCATTGAGAGGTATATGGATGGCCAGCTTCAGGGAAAACCAGGAGGCAGAATCCTCAAAGTGAATTACCGCGGCTATATCGTCAATGAAGAAAGTTATATCCCCCCTCAATTAGGAGATTGCGTGTATTTAAGCCTAGATACGAGGATCCAGTATATCGTTGAGACCGCACTGCGTTCTGTCGGCCGAGGAGCAGCTGTGGTAGTGGATCCTAACACCGGGGATATTCTAGCGATGTGCTCTGTCCCGAATTTTGATCCCAATGACTTCATTCCAAAAATATCCCAAGAAAACTGGCAAAAGCTAACAACCGACCCCACCAATCCTCTGGTGAATAGAGCTATTTCTTCCTATCCTCCAGGTTCTACCTTCAAACTGCTCATTGCCCTAGCTGCATTGAAATCTGGAGCTATTACCCCTAAAACGGTCATCAATTCCCCTGCGGCAATAGATATTGGCGGCCATTTGTTTCATGATTGGACGAAAACCGGCCGTGGGAATATCACCCTTTATGATGGGATCCGGTATTCGTGTAATACCTTTTTTTATCAAGTGGGTATAAGGACAGGGATCCAGAACATAGAACAAATGGCTAATGCAGCGGGATTTGGACAGCTTACAGGCATTCCTTTACCAGGGGAATCCCCAGGAATCGTTCCTGGTCCAGAGTGGATGAAACAAAAATATCCCATGGAAAGATGGTCTACCGCGCATACCGCCAATGTTTCTATTGGCCAAGGCTTTTTGCAAGTGACGCCACTTCAGATGGCCCTTTTTGTGGCTGCTATTGCCAACGGTGGAACCCTTTTCTATCCAAGAATCGTTCAAGGCGTTTCTAATAATAAAGGAGAAATTAAGATTGCCGTGCCTTCACGGGTTCATTCTCAGCTTGACGTCAGTCCACAAGATTTAGAAGCCGTTAAATCGGCGATGCTTGGAGTGGTCGAAGAGGGCACAGGAGCCAACGCGAAGATCGAAGGTATCAAGGTAGCCGGGAAAACCGGTTCTGCCCAAGCGACTAAAAAATTAAACGGCAAACTCTACAAAGACACCCGAGCTTGGTTTGTAGGCTTTGCTCCTTATGAATCTCCACGTTATGCTTTCTGCATTCTTGTTGAAGGAGGAGTGAGCGGAGGAGCCACGGCTGCTCCTATTGCAAAAAAAATTCTCGAAGGCATATTTGACATTGAAAAAGGACATAACCCTACTTTAACTTACTTAAAACCAGCTATTGGCAATTTCAATGGGCTTACCGAGTTTACCAAAGAGCAAACTGGTTCTTCCCAACCTAAGCCTCCACCTGAGAATCAGTCAGGTCAAAACGATGATGATGATTGA
- the rodA gene encoding rod shape-determining protein RodA, producing the protein MDNDFYSNENAPKKKPKEFGFFDKFFKFDWFLFLIVLALSFFGIAVIYSATYSSPSAEFRNAPFSQFLWLMLGLVIFFIVSFTDYHFLVKWSWILLLLTLPLLVLVLLIGQTVNGAKSWLRFGPIGIEPAELCKLAFILFGGFWLDRFKHRPMISFLTLCFVVLIPFVLILKQPALGSAGVFIPILFAQLFIGGLKKRYLAIPLILILAVLLYAYIGVSHLGWDIPGLKPYQMNRIRTFFDPNLDPLGSGWTINQSLIAIGSGSFSGKGFLKGTQNMLGFLPKNIAYNDFIFSVIGEEWGFVGGSAVIIGEGIMLLLCLRAAFYAKDLVGSLVAGGVAAMLFTHIFVNIGMTIKVVPITGIPLPFISYGGTFLIICLIGLGLVESIWIRRNLK; encoded by the coding sequence ATGGACAACGACTTCTACAGTAACGAGAATGCTCCAAAGAAAAAACCAAAAGAATTTGGCTTTTTTGATAAGTTTTTCAAATTCGATTGGTTTTTGTTTCTCATTGTTTTAGCTCTGTCTTTTTTTGGCATAGCTGTCATTTATAGCGCTACTTATTCAAGTCCTAGTGCTGAATTTCGCAATGCTCCCTTTTCCCAATTTCTCTGGCTTATGTTAGGATTGGTGATTTTTTTTATCGTTTCGTTCACTGATTACCATTTCTTAGTCAAATGGAGTTGGATTCTTCTTTTGTTAACTCTTCCTCTATTGGTTCTTGTGCTATTGATTGGCCAAACAGTCAATGGAGCCAAAAGCTGGCTTCGATTTGGCCCCATAGGCATAGAACCTGCCGAATTATGCAAACTGGCTTTTATCCTTTTTGGAGGCTTTTGGCTCGATAGATTCAAGCATAGGCCTATGATTTCCTTTCTCACTTTGTGTTTTGTAGTACTTATTCCTTTTGTGCTCATTTTAAAACAACCCGCTCTGGGTTCAGCAGGTGTTTTCATTCCTATTCTTTTTGCCCAGCTATTTATAGGTGGGCTCAAAAAAAGATATCTTGCCATTCCTTTAATATTGATCCTGGCCGTTCTTTTATACGCCTATATAGGTGTTTCGCATCTTGGATGGGACATTCCTGGGTTAAAACCTTATCAAATGAACCGGATCAGAACTTTTTTTGATCCAAATCTTGATCCCCTAGGCTCTGGCTGGACAATCAATCAATCCTTGATTGCCATAGGGTCTGGAAGTTTTTCGGGCAAAGGGTTCCTTAAAGGTACGCAAAACATGCTCGGTTTCCTTCCTAAAAATATTGCTTATAATGATTTTATATTCTCAGTGATAGGAGAAGAATGGGGATTTGTTGGAGGAAGTGCGGTTATAATCGGAGAAGGCATCATGCTTTTGTTATGCTTACGAGCCGCCTTTTATGCCAAAGATTTAGTGGGGTCGCTGGTAGCTGGAGGGGTAGCTGCTATGCTCTTTACCCATATTTTTGTTAATATTGGTATGACCATAAAAGTTGTCCCCATTACAGGAATCCCCTTGCCTTTTATCAGTTATGGAGGAACTTTTTTAATAATTTGTTTAATAGGACTTGGTCTTGTAGAAAGTATATGGATTCGACGCAACTTGAAGTAA
- the mreC gene encoding rod shape-determining protein MreC has product MRKTTVEKDDSSLFEEKEQTAFSKIAYHRAGIFIFLGALFLVFIGLVLPKPWQQTIHKYGLELFSPVIWIWDKTVKTIDDYTSSLKTLDQVQLELKELKAKNAQLAMENSYLTHLRQENERLKEMLSFRHASRYRLLACRVISRDPTNWWNDLLIDVGWADDNELYSDLPVVTPRGVVGKTGIVARHTTEVILLTNENCKISAMTEVSKDQGLVVGAGTNGENKPYSRMIYLPRNSQVGVGERVLTSGLGGVFPPGLYIGSVIQLEPLDASHNFGLYREVILDTGVDLTQLNELFVILVGKRE; this is encoded by the coding sequence ATGCGAAAAACTACCGTAGAAAAAGACGACTCCTCCCTGTTCGAGGAAAAAGAACAAACTGCTTTTTCTAAAATCGCTTATCATCGGGCAGGAATCTTTATATTTTTAGGGGCTCTTTTTCTAGTATTTATTGGGTTGGTTCTGCCCAAACCGTGGCAACAAACCATCCATAAATATGGATTGGAACTATTTTCCCCTGTGATTTGGATATGGGATAAAACGGTCAAGACGATCGATGACTATACGTCCAGTCTCAAGACACTTGATCAAGTCCAGTTAGAACTCAAAGAGCTGAAAGCCAAAAATGCGCAACTAGCCATGGAAAACAGCTACCTAACCCACTTGCGCCAGGAAAACGAAAGATTAAAAGAAATGCTTTCCTTTCGCCATGCTTCTAGGTATAGGCTTCTAGCCTGCCGGGTCATCAGTCGGGATCCAACCAATTGGTGGAATGATCTGTTGATAGATGTCGGGTGGGCTGACGACAACGAGCTTTATTCCGATTTGCCAGTGGTCACGCCTCGTGGGGTGGTCGGGAAAACAGGTATTGTAGCAAGGCACACCACTGAAGTTATTCTCTTGACCAATGAGAATTGTAAAATTTCAGCGATGACAGAAGTATCTAAAGATCAGGGTCTTGTGGTAGGGGCTGGGACAAACGGAGAAAATAAACCATATTCTCGGATGATCTATCTGCCAAGGAATAGTCAGGTAGGAGTTGGAGAAAGGGTCTTAACCAGTGGCTTAGGTGGCGTTTTCCCTCCAGGCCTATACATTGGCAGCGTCATTCAGCTGGAACCCCTTGATGCGTCTCATAATTTTGGACTCTACCGGGAGGTCATCCTCGATACCGGGGTGGATCTCACACAACTTAATGAGTTATTTGTCATCCTCGTTGGGAAAAGGGAATAG
- a CDS encoding rod shape-determining protein, whose amino-acid sequence MNLNPNSIQPSTEVVSKNSPRLLEGGKRFQQKTFSIIRSFSSIFSNDIGIDLGTANTLVYIRGKGIVMREPTVVAVYQGTKNVLAVGEEAKRMLGRTPGNITAVRPLKDGVITDFHLTESMLKAFIHKVQSHFHLRRPRVVVAVPSGITEVERRAVQESAKHAGAREVFLVEEPMAAAIGVGLPVHEASGNMIIDIGGGTTEVAIISLSGIVYSRSVRVAGDEMDEAIVNYLRRAYNLMIGERTAEEIKIKIGSAYPLEKETIMEVRGRDLVAGLPKTLTITSQEVREAMMDPISVIVESVRVTLERCPPELSADLVERGIVLAGGGALLRGIDRLLAEETALPVYIAEDPLSAVAEGTGKILEEYQYLHKIAKSAMT is encoded by the coding sequence ATGAACCTAAATCCGAATTCTATTCAACCATCTACCGAAGTGGTTTCTAAAAATTCTCCTCGTTTATTGGAAGGGGGAAAACGCTTCCAACAAAAGACTTTTTCTATTATTCGATCCTTTTCTTCTATCTTCAGCAACGACATTGGCATCGATCTAGGCACCGCCAATACCCTTGTGTATATCCGTGGCAAAGGGATCGTCATGAGGGAACCAACGGTCGTAGCTGTCTATCAAGGAACAAAAAATGTCCTAGCGGTTGGAGAAGAAGCCAAAAGAATGCTTGGCAGAACGCCTGGGAACATAACAGCGGTGCGGCCACTAAAAGATGGAGTCATTACCGATTTCCATCTGACTGAGTCGATGCTCAAGGCGTTTATTCACAAAGTACAATCGCATTTTCATCTTCGCAGACCAAGAGTCGTAGTGGCTGTTCCAAGCGGCATTACAGAAGTAGAAAGAAGGGCTGTTCAAGAGTCTGCAAAGCATGCCGGAGCCCGGGAAGTGTTTTTGGTTGAAGAGCCAATGGCTGCTGCCATTGGGGTTGGACTTCCCGTCCATGAAGCTTCAGGCAACATGATCATCGATATTGGAGGGGGAACCACAGAAGTTGCGATTATATCCCTTTCTGGAATTGTGTATAGCCGAAGCGTTCGGGTGGCTGGTGATGAAATGGATGAGGCCATCGTTAACTATTTACGGAGAGCCTATAATCTTATGATTGGAGAAAGAACCGCTGAAGAAATCAAAATTAAGATCGGTTCAGCATATCCTTTAGAGAAAGAAACTATAATGGAGGTAAGAGGAAGGGATTTAGTAGCAGGTCTTCCAAAGACCTTAACGATAACTTCCCAAGAGGTAAGAGAAGCTATGATGGATCCGATATCGGTTATTGTGGAATCGGTACGGGTGACTCTGGAAAGATGTCCTCCTGAACTATCTGCAGACCTGGTGGAGCGGGGCATAGTTCTTGCTGGAGGAGGAGCTCTGTTACGGGGGATTGATAGGCTTTTGGCTGAAGAAACCGCTCTGCCTGTCTATATCGCTGAAGACCCGCTGAGCGCTGTGGCAGAAGGGACTGGTAAAATACTTGAAGAGTATCAATATCTTCATAAAATCGCCAAATCGGCAATGACTTAA
- a CDS encoding type I 3-dehydroquinate dehydratase, with translation MNQPFFPTQKPLIVVGTISTQYGVKATYSNHLPIDLIEYRLDSILLELNFTEGIAALQRSLQERSLPVLLTIRSKKEGGMLELSDCERSELFEKFFPYVDCVDLEWQEYSKLSPIYSLYKNGGKKLSSPFILCLSL, from the coding sequence ATGAATCAACCTTTCTTTCCAACTCAAAAACCTTTGATTGTTGTTGGAACCATATCTACCCAATATGGTGTGAAAGCCACCTATTCCAATCATCTTCCTATTGATCTGATTGAGTACCGACTGGACTCCATTCTCCTAGAATTGAATTTTACAGAAGGAATCGCTGCATTACAAAGATCTCTCCAAGAGCGTTCCCTACCTGTTTTGCTTACGATTAGATCTAAAAAAGAAGGGGGGATGCTCGAACTCTCTGATTGTGAAAGGAGCGAACTGTTTGAGAAATTTTTTCCTTATGTCGATTGCGTGGATTTGGAGTGGCAAGAATACTCAAAGCTCTCTCCAATTTATTCGCTTTATAAAAATGGAGGGAAAAAATTATCTTCTCCATTCATTCTTTGTCTGAGTTTATAG